The Polypterus senegalus isolate Bchr_013 chromosome 10, ASM1683550v1, whole genome shotgun sequence genomic interval GGGCCCTTGTCCCCCCAGTGTCTCTCTGACCAGATCATCTCAACATACAACTCCAGTTAAGCATCTACTTGCTGAAACTTACCTACTCCTGCCAAGCTACTCTCTTATTTTTCAGATTAACTCTGTGACAACAGCAGACAGGGGGCAGTACAGATGCCGTGTATACAACCTCTTTCAAGAGTTATGGAGTGAGGAGGTTCTTGTGGAAATAGGTGAGGCTGTTGGAAGCAGGGCTTTGCTTGGTGAGACACTCAATATGTCAAGCATCAATGTTCAATTGTCCTATCTGTGCAGGGCCTACTCTTTCCAATGGACCATTATGGGGAGAGGAGCAAGAAGAACCAGACATAGGTACATAGAAGGTGGGGTATGAGGTCTCTCATAAAGTAGGCCCCACTCACTTTGACATTGCTGTCATTTCCAGGATTTCAGGCATCTAAGGAAAAGTTGCAGGGCCACTTCTATGGTAGGTATCTGAATGGAATGAGATTTCACAATGGGGTTGTTTTCTTCCCTGGTGTAATTTTGCTTCTCTTGTCTTCTTCAGCAACAGACAAGGTGGCGCTTCTCATTGGCAACATGAATTACAAGTTCCACCGCCGCCTCCAAGCACCTATGGCTGACGTGTATGAGCTAGCCAATCTGCTGCGCCAGCTGGACTTTAAAGTCGTCTCACTTCTGGACCTTAATCATCGGGAGATGCAGTGTGCTGTCAGGGAGTTCCTGTTGCTGCTCGACAGAGGTGTTTATGGTAAGTTCCAGAGGTCCACACCCCTCAGCTTTCCAAAAGGTGTTGCTCTATCTTGCCACTACCACACAGCATCTTCCATTTGTATTTTCCAGGGCTGCTGTATTATGCAGGTCATGGATATGAGAACTTTGGTAATAGCTTCATGGTTCCTATTGATGCTCCCTCTTCCTACACTCTGGACCACTGTTTGTGGGTGCAGGAGATCCTACATCAAATGCAGGAGCGTCAGACTGGCCTCAACATTTTTCTGCTGGACATGTGTCGCAAGCGGTACGTTACAGGGTGTGAATATTTGGGCACAATTTCTCTGCAATAGACATGTTGTAGATTTAGGCCTGCCGTAGAGAAAACAGCATACCAGGATTATGCAGGAGGGTGTGTCAGTGGAGGGCTTCTTTTCAACCCTAACTTTGGACTGTTTTAGGAACATGAATGATGAGGTCATTCCACAGCCAGGCACTCTGAAGGTCACAGCCAACATTGTGTTTGGTTATGCCACGTGAGTATGAGACTTATGCTGGTCATTTGAAGATGGCTGATGGGGTGGCTTGTGCAGGTCTAACCTCATGCTACTCTGCTAGGTGCGCTGATGCTGAAGCTTATGAAGTATGCAAAGGAAATCTGTCCAACGGCATCTTCGTGGATTTTCTGAAGCAAAGGCTCTTGGAAAATGAGAAGGTGACAGTCATGCTGGACAAAGTAGCCGAAGGTACACAGTTCCTACTTCTTATTTATGCCTTAGAGCACTCTTACAGTAAGACTGAGATTAATGTCCATTTATTTGATGCCGGCAGACATGGGACGCTGCCCTATTGCAAGGGGCCGGCAAGCACTGGAACTGCGAAGCAACCTGTCTGAGAGACGTACCCTTTCTGATCCCATTAAGCTCCTGAACTGTGAGGAGGAATATTCGGCTCGAACTCTGCAGTGGAGCATTGCTCATGGTAAGTCACAAGGcgacttttattcaaaaatttaaCCAGCAGGGGGCGCACACACCACTTATATTCTTACAAgtgaatgtagaaaaagtgtggaGGAAATGGAGAGAATGCAAGTCAGTTTTTAATTTTGCCCCCTCTAGTACTCTGATAGTGGCAAGTTACATAATGACCCACTGGTTTATTTCAATCATGTGTGAATTTGTATCTCTGTATTTTggagttgttgttgttatcattatCATAAATCACTTCAATTACTTACGTAGCACTTTGtctatttaacaaaaatgtgaaatttttgaATATCTGTTTGGGTTTTTGCTTTCGTTatttgatgttgagatatctTTTAAAACATAGGATACCTTTGTAAATTATGGGAACTGATCCTTCAGTATTTTCAGTTTGATGTAAGAGTGGAATTCACCCATTGATAAATTAAATTCCTCATCAATCTATAACCACCAGTTTCACACCACTCACATATATCTCATTTATAATCGTCAGAAATGTATTCAGAACAAGATCAAATTGTGTCATTGCCTGACTTGCTGTGTCATATGGTGTAGGAATGATCTTCATTCTGACCATTTTGGGTTAAAATGTTTGCTGCCAGACAGCCTTGGATTTAAAATCACCCCCAATCCTTaacatatacactcactggccactttattaggtacacgtTGCTAGCCCCTGGTTGGacctccttttgccttcagaactgctgtaattctcaAAAGGTGCTGGAAACAATCATCAGGGATTTGGGTCCATAGTGAtatgatagcatcacgcagttgctgcaaattagttggctgcacatccatgatgcaaatctcccaatccaccacatcccaagggtgctctattggattgacatctggtgactgtgggggccattttggcatagtgaacttattgtcatattcaagaaaccagtttgagatgaatTGAGCTTTGTCATATGGTGTGTTATACTGCTGGACGTAGCTATCAGAAaatgggtacactgtggtcataaaagggtgaacatggtcagcaacaatactctggtaggctgtggcatttaaacatcACTCAAATTGTACTAAGGggctcaaagtgtgccaagaaaatattcctcATAGCAttaaaccaccaccaccagcctgaactgttaaTACAAGGCAGGATAGATCCACACTTTCATGTTGACGCCAATTTCTGACCTTAACATCGAAATGTtgtagcagaaattgagactcatcagaccagacaagaTCCTTCCAATCTTCTATAGTCCAATTTAGGTGAGCCAGCGTAAATTGTAgcttcagttgcctgttcttagctgacaggcgTGGCACCTAATGTGGTCTTCTGCTTCTGTAgaccatctgcttcaaggttcaacgtgttgtgtgttcagagatgcttttTTGCATatcttggttgtaacgagtggttatttcagttacggttgcctttctatcagtttgaaccagtctggccattctcctctgacttctggAATCAACATGGGATTTTCACCCAGGGAACTACCActaactggatattttccctttttttggaccttcctctgtaaaccctagaaatggttgtttGTGAAactcccagtagatcagcagtctctgaaatactcagaccagacTGTCTGGCacaaacaaccatgccacgttcaaagtcacttaaatctccTTCTtgccccattctgatgctcggtttgaacttcagcaggtcatctcgACAATGTCTACATtactaaatacagtacattgaatTGCTGCCATGTAATTAACTgagtagatatttgtgttaacaagcagttgaacaagagtacctaataaagtggttgGTGAGTATATAACTCACTGGGAAAGTGATATCTTATATAATCCAGAACAGGAAGAGATTGAAATCTCTGTgaagaacactttttttttttaacatttggagGGACTTCATTGTTGCTATTCTAAAATATTCATGAAGGGGCCTCAGGTAAATATTTTTTGATGTCTCAATATACATGGGGATGTATTTCAGATGGGGTTCTCTTGTCAAATAGCACTCTGAACCACATAGGAGAGGGATGAGTGCTCAATTtgatgaaagtttaaaaaaaaataatatttataatacagTATTGATTATATTTTGTCTGAAGTAtgctttagttattatttattaaattaataaaaaaaattgcaggatAAGTCAGAACCTGCTGTTGCTGTTTAGCCCAAAAGAACAGAAGTCCTAAGTAAAATGCTATGGAGGGAAGGCTATGATGCCAAGTGAGAGTGAACAGATGCGTTTTTTgtgagttcagaagagggaggccatgttttactaacatgctggaattctatgaggaggcaacaatgGGATATGAtaaaagtggagcagatgataatatttatcctgactttcagaaagcatttgataaggtgcttcatgagaggttgggcatcaaactaaaagaagtgggagttcagggtgatgttttcaggtgggtgtagaattggctcagacacaggaagcagagggtgatggtgcaaggaacctcatcagaattggccgatgttaacagaggcgtccagcaggggtcagtgctagggcctttgctatttttaatatactgtatataaatgatttggttaggagtataagtaacaagctagttaagtttgcagaagataccaagataggtggatagCATATAATTTGGAATCAGTTATATCAttatagaaggacttggatagcatacaggcttgggcagatttgtggcagatgaaatttaatgtcagtaaatgtaaagtattacacataggaagtaaaaatgttaagtttgaatacacaatgggcggttgaaaatcgagagtacaccttatgggaaggatttaggagtcgtagtggactctacgctaccaacttccagacagtgttcagaagccattaagaaggctaacagaatgtcaagttatatagcgccttgatgtgtgcagtacaagtccaaggaggttctgctcaagctttataacacactggtgaggcctcatctggagtcctgtgttcagtttaggtctccaggctacaaaaaggacacagcagcgctagaaaatgttcagagaagagcaacagggctgattcagggctacaggggttgaattacaaggaaagattaaaagagctgagcttttacagtttaagcaaaagaagattaagaggtgacatgattgaagtgtttaaaattatgaagggaattagtacagtgaatcgaaactgttattttaaaatgagttcatcaagaacacgaggacacagttggaaacttgttaagggttaatTTCGCACagacattaggatgtttttcattATAGACGacggacacttggaataagctaccaagtagcgtggtagacagtaagactttagggacttttaaaactcgacttgatgttttttaggaagaaataagtggataggactgacaagctttgttgggctgaatgctctgttctcgtctagattgttctagtgTTTAGAACCATGTTGGGTTAGCAGATGGGGGCATTGCAGGCAGAAAATTGGAACATGGGTTCAATCTCTGATGGTCTCCGCCCCCCACCcccaaatttcttttgtttccagTCCTTCCAGACAGCCGTCTCCTGACATTTGAATGTGGTGTCCGAGTGCAGCTGGGCTTTGCTGCGGAGTTCTCCaatataatgattatctttacTCGTATCCTGGAGAAGCCAAAGAATCTCACTCTCTGTGAAGCACGCATTACTGACTTATCTGAAGTGAGTAGCTGAAACTTCAGGGGCACTTCAGCAGGGTTGCCATGCCCCTTAGCCGTAAGATGAATTAACCCTTGTTTTATGGTGCTTGGTAGGACCTGGATATTGATATAAAGATGACTAATAAGGAGAGTCCAGAGGACACAGGAAGCCTCTTGATCACACTAGACAGCTTCCAGTTCCCTGAATCATCATGTCTATACACTCGGCTGTGTGGCCTGCAGAAACTCAAGGTCTGGACACATCATCTTACTCTTACCTAAAGTGGTGCAGGGTGGGAGGATAGCTTCTGTGAAATTGAGACAGAAATGCAATAGATATCAATAGTGGAGTGACTTCGAGTTTAAAGTTTGGCTGGAAAATAAGATGACACATCTCTGTGACAGACTGTGTGTGATTTAGTGACAAGGGGGTTAAGGTTGAGGTACGAGGTTTTCTGATTTAGCAACACTGGGAATCATATGCTGAATAAGTGATAATCACAGTCAGAAATGAGTTAGTGACACTGGGGGTGACTGGGTGAGCTAGGATGTGAAGTGACTGAAGTAGTGGGAGTCAGTGGCTGGACTGGGAGGTGGGGGCACTTAAGTAAACAATGGTAGTCAAGCTTCATGGAGGAAGGAAAGAACACTGCTGAGAGCATTGAGTATTAATGTTTGGACTTTGACATTAGATGAATTGATAATGAAATGTCTTGGTTCAGGATAAAACTGAATTCTAGCACTATCTCTACTGATGCCCACTGCTTtctggtttttgttttgtacagagGGACCTGAGCTTTACTGTCTGTCTGCAGTATCAATATCAAGAGATGGATGAATTCGTGGAGGAAAAAAAGATGGTCAGTATAGGAAAGCCTCTGGTGGCCAAACTGGGTCTTCACTGCTGCCCTCGTCCTCCTCCCTCTCCACTCTCTGCACCTTCTGAGCTGCAGTCCCCTGACTGGGGCTTCAGGGGGTCAAGCAGCTCCTCCTTGGGCTCAGAATCCACATGCTGGTCTTACTACTCCAACCCTGGTGAGCTTTCATGCCCCACCACTCCAGGGACAATGAGTCTGCCAGAGGAGACACTCCTGGAGAGACCACTGCCTCTGTCAGAAAATCCACAGGGCTTGACCTCTGGTGCTCGTTTCTCATGTGACAATGTCAATGACATTTCGGTTCACTTCCGAAACAAAATGAATTTCAACTCTTGTTAGCCTGATTCCTACTCCTTCACTTCACCAGGCAGAGTTTCTATTATCATCTGATGTATGTGTGTATCTGCTGCACTGCATTAACACTGCCAGCCCTGTGTGTCTTGGGAGAATCAGGCACCTGCTATTTTGATGCTTTGGGTGCAATGCTACACTCTCACCATGAGGTGTCACCTTGAAGCTCTTTCGAGACACTGCCTTGCTGCCCCTTTGACCTGCAAACAGTCGGTATACGCAGGAGGGAGTGCTAAGCAGCTGTGTGGAATCCTGGCGCCTGCTAACCAAGCTGCCTGCTCTGAATCCAATTATGTTGTGCAAATCAAAGCTGTGTCCCACAGAAAAGGTTTCTCTCGTCTGCCCCAATTAATTCCGCTGGCTTTCCCTGAACTGGCCTGTCTCTTCCGACCCATGAACCCCATTAGTGGGACTGAAATAATAGATTTTGCAGTTAATTTGTAACCGGGTGTGTCACATAGATGTGCACCCTGGAGTTCTGAAGGAGGCCACTCCACACACCACCCCGGCTTGCATTGTTTGTGAGGGCTTAGCTCTGACAGAGCTGTCTTTGTGGGGCCTGAAGTGAAAAGGGGCAATGAAGACTCCAGTGCCAATCAGGGTGAAGCCAGCATTCTCAGGAAAGCAGGGCCCTGCTGACCCTCACTCTCCCAACCCACATTTTGTGCTAGATAATTGGTACAGAAAACACATATGAGTGATGGATACTGTAACACATAACCCAGTTACTACTGGTAAACACACATATGTTAGAAGAGCCTTAGTAACACGATATTATATTGCTGACTAGGATACTGTATATGCACCAGTTTAGGACATGAATaagttgtataaaataaagaaagcagcCAGGGAAGTGATGAAGAAGACTGAAGGCATGGAACAGAAGAACAAGTTGTTCTAAGAACTTGGCCCCTTCAGATGAACCTCACGCACATCAGGACTGGTATCAGGACTAACTGGATTTTTCCTCACAGGCTTTCTAGAGAAGCACTAAACTTTTGGTGTGTCATACAACTAAAACAAAGATGGCTACTCCTAAAAAAAGACATTGCTGGGgaaacaaactttttttatttttttttaataaatacaaataactgctttattataattatgtaaaaataatttcttctttCCCCATGTTACAGAATTTAGGTTTGGTTGGAGCTGAaagcataaattaaataaactgagAGTAGGAGATAAATTGGTACAGAAACACAAATCTGTGATTGTGACACATAGGGTTATCTTCAGCCCCTTCAAGGCAATCTTTTTACCATACAAGTTGAGTACCCCTAATCCAAAATGCCTTGAATTTCAGATATTTTCAGATTTAATAATAATGAGATATCTTGGGAACACACGTGATCAAGTAAGGAAATGCAATCAAAGCAGCTAAATGATGCACAGTAATTCATACCACCTAgccgttattataatgtgtgctgACATGGAAAACTTACTAAATCTCAAAAGTGATGATTATGATGTGCAGACTTTAATgaagttcccttttaagaggaccACTGCTCTACATTTGCattgaaaaaattttttggtttaTCGTCAGTTTATtttggctacctgttgtcacttctcaaggAACTGGCTCACAGGTCAAATAATATCTCAGCCCACCTTTACTCCCTCCTGCCCGCATGCTTAAAGTCATTAACTGACTGACAAGGTGTGAGTCTACATACAAAAACATGTttctgccaaaataaaaaaaaataatgacaacataaaaaactTAAGTagtgtgtgaaggacagccgggtcccatgcccggcagggacgccgccatgggcagtccaatacctcccccgggacacttggtggcagcctccctggccgacggtgattctcCAACcgcctgcagggcaccatgggagatggagtcctccacagcttggttggggcccggagTGGCCGCTAGGgagggctgtctgcttcccacagtccggctggacgaatcttcagccccacccggaagtgcaattaggaccaggtggttaatcgcctggaatgcttccaggtgggctataaaagggcccagccaccaccactcgaagagcaagagttgggaggaaggagatgaagcttgaggaggagtggtggtaaaggaaggaagagaactgttttgtgctggtgttttggggactgtgtttgggctgtgtggcacgtgGAAGACGTGTCCCAGAGCCgaaggaaaataaagtatttgtgtttttatacgtgcctctgtgtccatctatgtcaggtcaggcgcctatatagcgccttcgtTACAAGTGATATTCCATTAATGATCATTTGTGAgcagtggcacggtggcacagtggtagcacttctgcctcacagtaaggagatccaggttcacttcccgggtcctccctgcgtggagtttgcatgttctccctgtgtctgcgtgggtttcctccgggtactccggtttcctccctcagtccaaagacatgcaagttaggtgcattggcgattctaaattgtgctttgtgtgtgtgtgccatacggtgggctggcaccctgcccggggtttgtttcctgccttgcgccctgtgttggctgggtttggctccagtagagttaggatatagcgggttggacaacggatggatggatcatttgtGATGGAAATACCAATTTTGGGTTGTTCAAATATGCATATGT includes:
- the malt2 gene encoding MALT paracaspase 2, giving the protein MADPGLLLRDLDKGTLNRLADILDNSVCGWKKLARTVSGEPRFRFSDKELDSCSLQVLSPEGSPSRRLLGLLSDRACSVSFLQHCLQATEHNEATQYLTRVVMESIRVVQQPQPQSGLEGSRISLSCKAEGSPSLSYQWFKGKDEVTGATASEFCLGPLTAQDQGHYICRIHLGDQCVFSQWALVQVIRADSPTPAGGFQPSVTSGLYIQKQPRSQSLCEGDALVLECVAFGSPPPQYQWYCNKASLPQEKHTGLRINSVTTADRGQYRCRVYNLFQELWSEEVLVEIGPTLSNGPLWGEEQEEPDIGFQASKEKLQGHFYATDKVALLIGNMNYKFHRRLQAPMADVYELANLLRQLDFKVVSLLDLNHREMQCAVREFLLLLDRGVYGLLYYAGHGYENFGNSFMVPIDAPSSYTLDHCLWVQEILHQMQERQTGLNIFLLDMCRKRNMNDEVIPQPGTLKVTANIVFGYATCADAEAYEVCKGNLSNGIFVDFLKQRLLENEKVTVMLDKVAEDMGRCPIARGRQALELRSNLSERRTLSDPIKLLNCEEEYSARTLQWSIAHVLPDSRLLTFECGVRVQLGFAAEFSNIMIIFTRILEKPKNLTLCEARITDLSEDLDIDIKMTNKESPEDTGSLLITLDSFQFPESSCLYTRLCGLQKLKRDLSFTVCLQYQYQEMDEFVEEKKMVSIGKPLVAKLGLHCCPRPPPSPLSAPSELQSPDWGFRGSSSSSLGSESTCWSYYSNPGELSCPTTPGTMSLPEETLLERPLPLSENPQGLTSGARFSCDNVNDISVHFRNKMNFNSC